GGGAAGGGCCTCGGAGGACGTCAGCTTCTCCGCCACGTTTCGACACCACCGCACTCGACGCGGGACGTGTGCGCTTCTGTGTCCTCGGAGGTGGCCGCAGGGGCCGGTTTCTTTCCTCTTGGCGCTCGTGTCTCGTCACTTCTCAGGGACGTCGGGGGGAGTCCGACACGTCACATGTTCTCTACAGAGGCCCCCGGGgcagcccccagcctggccctctGGAACCACCCGGGTGCACACAGCCGGCGGCCAGGACCCCGAGTCTGCCCCAGCGCTGCACCCCGTGGGGCCGAGGCCCCCGCTAGAGCTGAGATTCGGGTCTGCGGTTGGGGGCTGGCACCACTGGCTGCCGACTGGAGGAAACACCTGGTTCTGGAGGAGACCCGGTTCCAGGGAGGCAACACAGCTTGTCGGATCCCCAAATGCAAAAGCTACTGGCCGTTCTTCCATGGCCAGAGGTCcctgcggggaggggaggggaggggaggggaggggaggggaggggaggggaggggcacatgTGGACCTGCTCTCAAGGCAGCCCCGGGGGaggcctgagggaggaggagccGGCCAGCAAAGAAGATTCCAGAAAGGAGAACGGCTGGCTTCCGCAAGGCCTGCAGGAACAAGCATGGAGTGTCAGGGAACCCACATAACTGCTCAGGGACTTGGTGACGCAGGAAGGGACAGGGCACTTGTAGGGAAGGGACCGAGGGACGGCAGAGAGCCAGGAGACCCCTGTGAGGGTCAATGCCACCGAGGCCAGAGGCAAACGGATACCACTCACCACAGAGATTTAACAGTTTAATAACGACTCCTCCACAGCCCGACGGGGCAGCTACCGCACCACGTCTCGCAGCAGGGCCCAACGTGCACCCCACGCTTGCCCCGGGGGCGGCTGACTGGAGGCCCTGAGGACACAGAGCGCCCTCCCTGCCCGCTGGCCTGCACAGCAGGACCTCTCCTCAGAGCAGCGGCCAGGCCTGAGCGCGTCCCTTCTCTCCGGGGGCCAAAGGGCAGGACAAGGTGCCGGCCCACCTTGCCCGCTCCGCTCACTCCGCCCCGAGCACCTACACGGACAGCCCTCGGAAGGACCGACGGGCCTGCAGCCCACCCCACGCAGCCCGGGCTGAGCGGCCTCTCCCAGGAGGCGGCCCCGTCCCGGTGGGCCACGAAGGCGGCAGGCGCCCACCCGCAGCGAGGCTCAGGCCCAGCGTGGTGGCTCCTCACCGAGCCGCTGGGCCCAGCTGCTCCTGACCCCTGACCCTGGGGAGAGGCGGCTAGAGCCCCGTCAGGTCCACAATGGCCTTGATGAAGATGGCGTCATCGCGCACGTAGGAATTCTTGGCCTCCATCTTGGAAACGGGGCAGAAGAGGGGGCAGCCGCTCGCGATGTTCATGTCACTGACTGGCCTCTGGAAGGAGGACGAGGTCACGTCGGGTCTAAAGGCGTCGATCACATGCTCCCGGTTGTTCTGGTCAAGCAGCATTAAGGTCACCTGGGGGAGAGCGCCCCGCGGAGGGACAACGCTGAGTCACGGCCCCCCCGCTCCACGGCTACCGGGTGTCAACCCCACCTGGGTGATCTGCGCTCTGGCACTTTCTGTGACCAACCCCTGGGACCCAAGGCTACAGTTCGGGCTACGTGGAGCTGCATCGTGGTGCCTTTTCTTATGTTCACGTGGCAAACGTTTCCTTACCAGAGGGCTCACAGAATACCTGCCGCCCTCCCCGAGGAACAGCACTTTTCAGATGCGCTGCCTCCACCAGGAAGACCACGGGGCTGGCCCGGCACGCGAAGGGGAAGGACAACGGCACTGGCACCTCCAATCCCTCAGCCCAACTATGACACAAGAGCCTCAGGTGCGGCCTCCAGCCGTGGCCCTTCCTCTGAAACCAGCCCCGAGGCGGCATCTGCAACCGCTGGCCCTAAGTGGCCGGAAGCCCCGGGGCCGACTGGGTGGCGCCCCAGCTCCCCTGCAGCGACAGAGCCATGTGGAGGCCCTGGGCCCAGGAGCCTGAGGGCCCATCCTGACAGCCTGCCGCCCACTGGGGTCCCCAGAGCAGCTGCTGGGACAGCCTCGCATACCTTTTGGTTGAAGGGCCACCGCAGGAGGGCGTCGTTGGGGCCCTTCATCACCACAAAGAAGAGAGACAGGTGCGTCCCGCGCCCGGTGCCATCTCCGTTCAGGTAGATGCGCAGACACATCTTGTAGCCGTACCTGCTCGTGTAGAAGGCTGCAGAGGGGACGGGAGGGAGCGTCAGTGAAGCCAGGCCGAGGGCTCGTGCTCCCCGCAAGGAGCAGAAACGCAGGGACAACACCCAGGTTGGGGGCACGTACTTCTCCTCTAAGGACGCAGTTAGTTCCTAGCGAGAACAAACGcccaaaagaaaaataggtgATTAGAAGAagtgtttttaggggcgcctgggtggctcagctggtcgagCGTCCaagtcttaatttcagctcaggtcatgatctcacagttcgtgcacagatctgagccccgcgtcagactcgctgctctcagcacagagcccgcttcagagcctctgtccgcCCTCccgactctgtctctcccccactcacatctgctctcaaaagtaaacgttaaaaaacagcATTTCTAAAAACCCTAAATGTAACCCCAAAACGGAACCAGCCGTGAAgttcgggggagggggggcttggCTCTGGTCAAAAGGCCGTGGTCAGACCTGAGCTGGGGCCTGGAAAGGGCACAGTGGGGGAGACCCTGGGACAAGCCAGAGGCGACATTCCCAATATCCAGCATGGCGCCCAGAGACACGCAGGAGCCCAGACACGGCACCAGGCCGGGCACCCCCAGGAGCGGCCCTCACGGCCTTCCTGCCCGTGGCCCCGGAAACCACCCTCCCTCGGCTCCCCGGACACCAGCCCGCTCCGGCTGTGCAGCTCTGCCTGAGCACAGACGAGCGTCTCCCGGGGGCGTGTCACAGGGCCACCCCAGCTGGAGCTCACGCTCAGTTCTCTATCAGGTTCCGCCAGAGCTGGACCCGGAGGAAAGCTGATCGGCAGGCACGCTCCCACTCCCGAGGAAACGCGCTAGCAAAAGGAGCTGCCTGCTCGCATCCAGTGCAGAGGGGCCGGCCTCCCGAACACACCGCTCCCCACGTGGCAGTTGCCTGTCCCAGCCAggaagacagagcgtgagcgtcCGGTTCCACACAGGGGATGGCGCGGTCGCGGGTGGGCCTGCCTGCGGCCCTGTACCCGCCAGCAGGAGAggcgccccgcccctgcccccactcgcCCGGGCTCCGAACACATAACCACGGCAGCAACTTCACCGAAGTAAACGGTAAAGGGCGCCcgtggggtggggggccgggcTCGGCAGGAAGGGCCCTGGGCCGCATGTGGCCCTGGCAGAGCAAGGGAGCCCGCCGCGTGGACGAGCGCCCCCTTCTCCCCAGCGGTGCCTTCCAGGGAACACCCCTGCGAGTACCCGCCCGAAGTTCCGTGCGTGAGGGGACTCCCGGCCCAGGCGGCCACCCGCCCACCCCGCGTCCTCCCGCGGAGGCGCTGCCGGCACAGCAGGGGCCTCCAGCCCAAGGGTGCGTGAGTAGCTCGGACACCAGCAGCTCTGAGGACAAGTTCCAGAACGGCACCTGGAGAGAAGATGGCGGGCGTGCGGCCAGCCACAGCTTCCTGGCGCTTCCTGGCGAAATCTGAGATCTTCCAGATAAACACGCCATCGAAGGTGGACGCCTCCATCTCGTGGACCTTCTGCTCCAGCTCGGCCATGGCCAGGTCCTTCAGGCCGATGCTCCTCTCCAGCTGCTGCACCTGGGGGCGCAGGGGGCCCCGTGAGGGTGCCGGCGGGAGGGGCTGCGGGCCTCAGAGGCCACCTTGCATTTCACAGGACGGCGCTTAGGGAAGTGCCCCCGTGCCCACCTTTCCACCGACTTCGAGCAGGACGGCTTCTCCCAGTGCCCGGGGCTTGACTGGGCTCAGCTCGTAGGGGAGCTCCGTCCCCTCaacacccccaaccccacctgtGCCCGAGACTCAAGAGCTCAGTGTCAGGAAACGCACTTGTGGAACCCACAGGCCCGAGAGAAGGGGccacctcccagaggcctccAGCACCCCCACGTCAGGCCCATCGGTGCACACAGCTCCGAGAGGGACTCCGGCTCAGACACAGAAGCGGAGAAGCCGGAGGAGCGTCATGCTAGAACTCAAGGTGCCATCCCTGAAATCCCAGCTCCGAGGCCCCGTGATGCCCTGAGGCCCTCCCAGACTAGCCCTGGGGGCCCCGGGCCCAGACCTTGTTACTCAGGGCCTCGATCCTGTCCTGGTCCAGTCGGTGCTGCCGGCCACAGGCCTCGGCGGTCATGGCGACCCTCTCCACCTCCCGGTTCAGGACGCAGACGATGTTCTCGAAGGTGGCCGTCTTCCTCTCCAGGGCCTCACACCGCTGCCGGAGCTCCGCGGCCTTGGGGAGCTCGGCCTCGGGGTGCAGCGTGCCGGCTTCCCAGCCCCCGACCTCGCCTTGGCCCAGGAAGTGGCCATCGGCCCCCGACGGGTGCCTGGCCTCCAGGAGGCCGCCCAGCAGCATGGCCAGGTGCTCCCGGAGCCACTGGGCCtcgtgctgctgctgcttctcactCTCCACCTGCAGAAGGAAGACGGGGAGGCTCACGGCGCCGCACCGGCACTCGGCTCGGAGCCAGAGCCCCACGGACGTGCCGCAAGGTGCGGCGACGCCTCCGCGTCATTCACTTGCCGGCACGTCACCTGTCGCTGGTATCACTGTCTTTCCAAAATCCAAACCTTCCTGGTGACTCATCTGCTTTTATGTGAAGTAACAGGAAAGAAGACACGGTTTAAAACTGCccggggtggagggtgggggggaccaGTAAAGCGAAGCTTCTTCAAATCCTCTTTATCGTACAGTTCTGACCCGGCAGCCAATTTCTCCTGAGACTTCACggcaaatttaaaaaagttaaacgCTCCCGAAACACCAAacgaaggaaagaacagaagccCCGTGAGGCACAGCGCCCAGGGCGCAGCTCCCCAGCGGGGCTCTGACAGGACGCCCCTGCCAATCCGGAGGGGCGTGTGTGAGGCCTCAGGTCAGGATGAGGTCAACAGGCTCGAGACGACATGCGCCCTCAGCGGCAATCGCACTCAGGCCGCGGTGGGCTCTGGCCGCTGGAAGGATGGTGGCTGTGGCACCCGGGGCCAGGCCTGGCCTCGGGCGGCGCCCAGGGCGGGGGGGCCCAGGGCCTGCGTGGGAATGGACCGCCACCACGTCACCAAACAGTGAGCAACGGTGGGAGGGGACACCAGACACCGGGTGTCAAGGCACCAGGTGACAGCACAGCCGGGGCTACCACCCCTGGAAGTTTCTGAGGAACAGAGCACCGGCCGTTCCCCAGGCCCTCAGAGAGCCCCTTGGGGGACAGACGGTCAGGGAAAACGGTAGAGGCCAAGTGGACGGAGAACCGCCCAGGCCTGAGGGAGCTGCACGGAAGCTGACAGGTCAAGGTCCTGAGGCGGGAACGGGTCAGTGTGCCCAAGGACGGCCAAGCCAGTGGCTGGTGCAGAGACGACGTCAGAGGCAGCCAGGGCCACACAGGCCACGGAAGTAGGGGAGGCAGGTGGGTCCAGGACCTGTGTGCAGGCAGCACGGATCTCTGGCTGCCCTGGATGTGAGGCCGGTGACACGAGGTGCTCTTTTTgggaagggcaggggggtgggcacATGTCACAGTGTGCGGCCGAGGCCAGAAACGCCCACCAGACACCAGGGAGGTACAAGGCCCTGGGCATTTTCAGCAGAGGGACGCGAGCCCTGACTGAGGCTGGGACACCTGACGGCCGAGCAGGTGGACAAGGCAGCAGAAACGGGAGGGAAACCAGGAGGCCAGTCTGAAGGCTCGGCAGATCCGGCATTCGGGG
This DNA window, taken from Acinonyx jubatus isolate Ajub_Pintada_27869175 chromosome D4, VMU_Ajub_asm_v1.0, whole genome shotgun sequence, encodes the following:
- the TRAF2 gene encoding TNF receptor-associated factor 2 isoform X2 translates to MAAASVTPPGSLDVLQPGFSKTLLGTKPEDKYLCSACRNVLRRPFQAQCGHRYCSYCLTSILSSGPQNCAACVHEGIYEEGISILESGSAFPDNAARREVESLPAVCPSDGCTWKGTLKEYESCHEGHCPFMLTECPACRGLVRLGEKERHSEQECPERSLSCRHCRAPCCWADLKAHHEVCPKFPLTCDGCGKKKISREKFQDHVRACGRCRVPCRFRAVGCPEMVESEKQQQHEAQWLREHLAMLLGGLLEARHPSGADGHFLGQGEVGGWEAGTLHPEAELPKAAELRQRCEALERKTATFENIVCVLNREVERVAMTAEACGRQHRLDQDRIEALSNKVQQLERSIGLKDLAMAELEQKVHEMEASTFDGVFIWKISDFARKRQEAVAGRTPAIFSPAFYTSRYGYKMCLRIYLNGDGTGRGTHLSLFFVVMKGPNDALLRWPFNQKVTLMLLDQNNREHVIDAFRPDVTSSSFQRPVSDMNIASGCPLFCPVSKMEAKNSYVRDDAIFIKAIVDLTGL
- the TRAF2 gene encoding TNF receptor-associated factor 2 isoform X1, whose protein sequence is MAAASVTPPGSLDVLQPGFSKTLLGTKPEDKYLCSACRNVLRRPFQAQCGHRYCSYCLTSILSSGPQNCAACVHEGIYEEGISILESGSAFPDNAARREVESLPAVCPSDGCTWKGTLKEYESCHEGHCPFMLTECPACRGLVRLGEKERHSEQECPERSLSCRHCRAPCCWADLKAHHEVCPKFPLTCDGCGKKKISREKFQDHVRACGRCRVPCRFRAVGCPEMVESEKQQQHEAQWLREHLAMLLGGLLEARHPSGADGHFLGQGEVGGWEAGTLHPEAELPKAAELRQRCEALERKTATFENIVCVLNREVERVAMTAEACGRQHRLDQDRIEALSNKQLERSIGLKDLAMAELEQKVHEMEASTFDGVFIWKISDFARKRQEAVAGRTPAIFSPAFYTSRYGYKMCLRIYLNGDGTGRGTHLSLFFVVMKGPNDALLRWPFNQKVTLMLLDQNNREHVIDAFRPDVTSSSFQRPVSDMNIASGCPLFCPVSKMEAKNSYVRDDAIFIKAIVDLTGL